The Agrococcus carbonis sequence TCGTGAGCGCCGCCGCTGCCGGGCAGGCGCTTGTGCGGCCGGTGCCAGTCGCCGATCACCGACGAGTTCAGGTTGCCGAACCGATCGATCTGCGCCGCGCCGAGGAAGCCGACGTCGATGCGGCCGGCCTGCAGCACGTAGCCGAACAGCGCTGGCATCGTGAGGACGGCCTCGGATCCCGTGATGAGCACGGAGTCGGCGATCGTCGCAGGCAGCTCGGTCGGATGCGCGCCGCAGACCCCCGACTCGTAGACGACCTCGATGCCGGGAGCGGTCGTCTCCTGCGCGAGCGAGGCGGCGAGCGTCGGCAGGCCGATGCCCGCGAACACGCGGTGCTTGCCGGCGAGCGCGCGCGCGGCGGTGACGGTCATGACCTCCTCGACGGATGCCGTGGGCGCGGTGGTCTGCAGGCTCATCGCAGGATCCTCGTTCCGTAGTCGACGGGCTGGCTGAGCGCCGGGGCGACGCGCAGGCGCTCGCGGGTGTCCGCGCCGAGCCGCTCGACATAGGCCGCGTGGTCGGGCAGCGCGTGCACCCATTCGTCGAGCCACGCAGCGAGGCGCTCGCGATCGGCGCTGATCGCCGACCACGCGCGGTAGAACTCGTTGTCGCGGTCGTAGTAGCCCTGGGCGAACGAGGGGTGCGCGCCCATGGGCACTTGCACCACGGCGCTCACGGCGTGCGCGGGGATGATCGTGCGGTTCGGGTCCGAGCGGACGACGTCGTCGTCGACGATCTCCTCGACCGTCACGATGGCGTGCTCCGCGGCGAAGACCGCCTCGGCCTGCACGCCCGTGAGGCCCCACATCTGCACGTTCCCCGAGCGATCGGCGCGTTGCGCGTGGACGATCGTGACGTCGGGGTTGATGGGCGGCACGACGTAGATCTCCTGCGAGCTGCCGTCGGGCAGCGGATACGGGGACGTCACGGTGCGCAGCTCGTCGTTGATCGCGGGCAGGTCGCTGCCGAAGTAGGACTGCACAGGGTAGAAGGGGAGGCGCTGGGCGCCGGCGAGGTAGCGGCACACCATCCCGTAGTGTGAGTACTCGACGTACTCGAGCGGCTTGGGCTCGCCGCGCTCGATGCGACGCCGCACCTCCCCGAGTGAGCCGGCGGACGAGTTGCCGACGAACGATGACACGAGGGTGTCGATGCAGCCGGCGGCGAGCATCTGGTCGACGATGATGTCGGCGGTGATCCGCACGAGCGTGAGGCCCTTGATGCCCTGCCGGATGATCTCGTGGCCTGCGGCGACCGGGATCGCATGCGTGAAGCCCTCGATGCACAGCGTCGATCCTGGCCGCACGAACCGGGCGATGGCATCGTGCAACGACATCGTCTTGTCCACGCTGTGGGTGCTGAGGGGCGCGTTCATGGATCGTCCTGCTCTCTCCGCGTCGAGGGCCGCTGCTGTGAGCATGGCCGTTCGGATTGGTGAACGTCCAATACTGAATCCGAGATGGATTATGATCCTTACGAGATCGATAGAGGGGGAGCGATGGAGCTTCGACACATCCGGGCGTTCATCGCGGTCGCCGAGGAGCTGCACTTCGGCCGGGCCGCCGAGCGTCTGCACATCGCGCAGCCGCCGCTCAGCCAGCAGATCCGGCAGCTCGAGACGCACCTGGGCGTGCGGCTCTTCGAGCGCAACACGCGATCGGTGAGCCTGACGTCGGCGGGCGAGGCGTTCCTCGAGCCGGCGCGCGCCGTGCTCAGCGGCGTCGAGGACGCCGAGCGCGCAGCCCGCGCCGGTGGCCGCGGCGAGTACGGCCGGGTCACGATCGGGTTCGCAGGAGCCTCGAGCGAGGCGGCGCTGCCCGTGCTCGCGCGCGCCGTGCGCCGCGCGCATCCGAACCTCGAGCTCGACATGCGGGGCCAGCTGTACGCGAACGCGGCGCTCGCGAAGATCGCCGATGGATCGCTCGACCTCGGCTTCGTGCGCCTGCCGATCGGGGCTCCGGGCATCGAGCACCAGGTCGTCGAGGAGGAGGAGCTCATCGTCGCGATGCCCCTCGGCCACCCGCTCGCAGCGCAGGAGACGGTGGCGCTGCGCGACCTCGCGCAGGAGCCGTTCATCACCTTCCCCGCTGACTCCGGCTCGTCGTTGCACGCCATCACGCAGCAGGTCTGCCTCAACGAGGGCTTCGCGCCGACGGTCGTGCAGTCGGCTCCGGACTCCTACACGATCCTCGCGCTCGTCGCCGCGGGCGTCGGGGTAACGCTGACGCTGACCTCCTGCATGCACGCACGGCAGGAGGACATCGTGTACCGCCGGCTCTCCGACGCCCTGCCGACGCTGGACGCCGCGATCGCGTGGCGCTCGATGAACTCGTCCGCAGCGCTGCGCGCGGTGCTCGACGTCGTGCGCGAGGTCTACGCGACGCCGCGCCGCGTCGACTTCGATCGGTTCGCGACGCCCGCCCAGTCATAGCGAAACCTAATCAATCGGCGAGTGATTGAGTATTGGACTCGATGCGAGGCCGTCCGCAACACTCGAGGCGACGAAGGGACAGATCCACCATGGCTCAGATCCGACTCCACCACGTGAACGTCACGTCGGAGGACATGCACGCACTCAACGAGTTCTACTCGAAGGCCCTCGGCCTCGAGCAGATCCCCTCACCGGCGATGATCGCGACGACGTCGTCGGGTGAGTCGGACGGGGACGCGGAGTGGGAGGACGGCGCGACGTTCTTCTCCGCCGGCGACCCTGAGAACCTCCAGATCCACGCGACGCGGCGCCAGCCCTACCTCGCGCTCAAGGAGGGCCACACGGTCAACCCGCTCATCGGCGGGCACTTCGCCTTCCGCACCGACAACATCCAGGAGGTCATGGAGCAACTGCGCGCCAATGACATCCCGTTCGACGACTGGGGCATCTGGTCGGTCAAGGGCTGGTACCAGATCTTCTTCACCGACCCCGCCGGCAACATGATCGAGATCCACCAGGTCATGGACGACCAGGCCTGATCCCGACCATCACGGCGCCGCGTCCGCACCGCGCGGACGCGGCGCCGCTGCTTGAGGAGGAGCCACGATGGCGACCGACCCGCTGCCGGACTACGCGGCGCTGCAGGAGCGTCCCGAGCCCGTGCGCGGCACGGCGTGGGGGCTCTTCGGCGAGCATGACGAGCTCGGCACGCTCAATCACCTGACACCCGAGCGGGCGGCGGCCGCGGCGGCGCTCGTGCGCTCGGGGCGATCGTTCAGCCTCAATCTGCCGCTCGACGCCTTCTCGCCGCCGCTCATCGCGCATCGCGGCGCCGTCCGGCACGAGGTCTTCGGCCTCAACGAGTTCCACCGAGACGACCGGCTCGACGCGTTCTTCCCGCAGGCGTCGTCGCAGATCGACGGGCTGCGCCACTTCGGCCACCCCGATCGCGGCTTCTACAACGGGGTGCCCGGCGAGCGGCTCGTGGCCGGCACGCCCGACCTCGGGGTGCAGCGCTTCGCCGAGCACGGCGTCGTCGGGCGCGGTGTGCTGCTCGACCTCGCGGCGTTCCGCGCCGCGCGCGGCGCGGCGTTCGACCTCGAGGAGCCGGCGCGGGTGGACGTCGACGAGCTCGACCGCGCGCTGCGCTGGCAGGGCACGGAGCTCGAGCCCGGCGACATCCTGCTCATCAACTTCGGGTGGCTCGAGCGCTTCCTCGCGCTGCCTGCCGAGCAGCGGCCCGCCCGCGTCACCTCGCCCGGCCTCCTCGC is a genomic window containing:
- a CDS encoding LysR substrate-binding domain-containing protein, whose translation is MELRHIRAFIAVAEELHFGRAAERLHIAQPPLSQQIRQLETHLGVRLFERNTRSVSLTSAGEAFLEPARAVLSGVEDAERAARAGGRGEYGRVTIGFAGASSEAALPVLARAVRRAHPNLELDMRGQLYANAALAKIADGSLDLGFVRLPIGAPGIEHQVVEEEELIVAMPLGHPLAAQETVALRDLAQEPFITFPADSGSSLHAITQQVCLNEGFAPTVVQSAPDSYTILALVAAGVGVTLTLTSCMHARQEDIVYRRLSDALPTLDAAIAWRSMNSSAALRAVLDVVREVYATPRRVDFDRFATPAQS
- a CDS encoding CoA-transferase subunit beta, which gives rise to MSLQTTAPTASVEEVMTVTAARALAGKHRVFAGIGLPTLAASLAQETTAPGIEVVYESGVCGAHPTELPATIADSVLITGSEAVLTMPALFGYVLQAGRIDVGFLGAAQIDRFGNLNSSVIGDWHRPHKRLPGSGGAHEVLANSREVFVVMRRHTPQAFVERPDFITSASPDRAAEAGGRPIGLGVTRVFTGLGTLARSGPGEPLRLVEIHRGVTIDEVVAATGWELEVADDVHTIEQPSAEELRLLRDEIDPKRVYLR
- a CDS encoding cyclase family protein, producing MATDPLPDYAALQERPEPVRGTAWGLFGEHDELGTLNHLTPERAAAAAALVRSGRSFSLNLPLDAFSPPLIAHRGAVRHEVFGLNEFHRDDRLDAFFPQASSQIDGLRHFGHPDRGFYNGVPGERLVAGTPDLGVQRFAEHGVVGRGVLLDLAAFRAARGAAFDLEEPARVDVDELDRALRWQGTELEPGDILLINFGWLERFLALPAEQRPARVTSPGLLAEERTAAWLWDHRIALVASDNLALEAWPADPMALPVEAERLGALERSSHTGMLHRILIPLLGLAIGELWRLDELVAACRDSRRDSFLLVAQPMHVTGGVASLANARAIL
- a CDS encoding VOC family protein, yielding MAQIRLHHVNVTSEDMHALNEFYSKALGLEQIPSPAMIATTSSGESDGDAEWEDGATFFSAGDPENLQIHATRRQPYLALKEGHTVNPLIGGHFAFRTDNIQEVMEQLRANDIPFDDWGIWSVKGWYQIFFTDPAGNMIEIHQVMDDQA
- a CDS encoding CoA transferase subunit A, with amino-acid sequence MNAPLSTHSVDKTMSLHDAIARFVRPGSTLCIEGFTHAIPVAAGHEIIRQGIKGLTLVRITADIIVDQMLAAGCIDTLVSSFVGNSSAGSLGEVRRRIERGEPKPLEYVEYSHYGMVCRYLAGAQRLPFYPVQSYFGSDLPAINDELRTVTSPYPLPDGSSQEIYVVPPINPDVTIVHAQRADRSGNVQMWGLTGVQAEAVFAAEHAIVTVEEIVDDDVVRSDPNRTIIPAHAVSAVVQVPMGAHPSFAQGYYDRDNEFYRAWSAISADRERLAAWLDEWVHALPDHAAYVERLGADTRERLRVAPALSQPVDYGTRILR